From a region of the Methanoculleus receptaculi genome:
- a CDS encoding N-acetyltransferase, producing the protein MIEYGRNALGEGATIFEPVTIGFPSRDRIGEKEYPGATIGKNAVLRSGTIIYCDVRIGDAFQTGHNVLIREKTTIGDRVAVGTAAVVEGDCTIGDDVRIQSLVYVPTGARIGDRVFIGPNAVLTNDRYPPGPRESLRGPVLGDDAVIGANATILPGVRVGEGAFVAAGAVVTRDVPPEMLAVGAPARFRALPAEARRCR; encoded by the coding sequence ATGATAGAGTATGGACGCAACGCCCTCGGTGAGGGGGCGACGATATTTGAGCCGGTGACCATCGGGTTTCCCTCCCGTGACCGGATAGGAGAGAAGGAATACCCGGGCGCCACCATCGGGAAGAACGCGGTCCTCCGGTCGGGGACCATCATCTACTGCGATGTGAGGATAGGTGATGCTTTCCAGACCGGCCACAACGTGCTGATCCGTGAGAAGACCACTATCGGAGACCGCGTGGCGGTCGGCACGGCGGCGGTGGTAGAGGGCGACTGCACCATCGGCGACGACGTCCGCATCCAGAGCCTGGTCTACGTCCCGACCGGCGCCCGGATCGGTGACCGGGTTTTTATAGGCCCAAACGCTGTCCTGACAAACGACCGCTACCCGCCGGGGCCGCGTGAGTCTCTCCGCGGCCCGGTTTTAGGAGACGACGCCGTCATCGGTGCAAATGCGACGATCCTGCCCGGCGTCAGGGTTGGTGAGGGTGCGTTTGTCGCTGCTGGAGCGGTTGTGACAAGGGATGTCCCGCCGGAGATGCTTGCGGTGGGGGCACCGGCACGGTTCCGTGCGCTCCCTGCTGAAGCGAGGCGGTGCCGGTGA
- a CDS encoding protein-L-isoaspartate(D-aspartate) O-methyltransferase has product MTEADPFAGAREAMVEFQIRARGVSDQRVLDAMRKIPRHLFVPEDLRHAAYDDRPLPIGEGQTISQPYIVAVMTEQLELSPGDRVLEIGTGSGYQAAILAELAGSVISIERLPRVAEKARQNLARAGVTGVEVVVGDGTKGYPPEAPYDAIMVTAAAPDIPKPLIDQMAEGGRLVAPVGSRDYQELIKLVKRGGGIETIPLGGVCFVPLIGQFGWQGGYSS; this is encoded by the coding sequence ATGACGGAGGCAGACCCCTTTGCGGGAGCACGAGAGGCGATGGTGGAGTTCCAGATCCGTGCGCGCGGGGTCAGCGACCAGAGGGTGCTCGACGCAATGAGGAAGATCCCCCGTCACCTCTTTGTGCCGGAAGATTTGAGGCACGCGGCCTACGACGACCGCCCCCTCCCCATCGGCGAGGGGCAGACGATCTCTCAGCCCTACATAGTCGCCGTCATGACGGAGCAACTTGAACTCTCGCCAGGAGACCGCGTCCTTGAGATCGGGACAGGCAGCGGTTACCAGGCGGCAATACTTGCAGAACTTGCCGGCAGCGTCATCTCCATAGAACGTCTCCCCCGCGTCGCCGAGAAGGCACGCCAGAACCTGGCCCGCGCCGGGGTCACCGGCGTCGAGGTGGTAGTCGGCGACGGCACGAAAGGCTACCCTCCTGAGGCGCCGTATGACGCCATCATGGTCACGGCGGCAGCGCCGGATATTCCCAAACCACTTATCGACCAGATGGCTGAAGGCGGCCGACTGGTTGCCCCGGTCGGGTCGCGCGACTACCAGGAACTGATCAAACTTGTCAAACGCGGGGGTGGGATCGAGACGATCCCCCTTGGCGGGGTCTGTTTTGTGCCGTTGATCGGGCAGTTTGGATGGCAGGGAGGTTACTCCTCGTGA
- the glmU gene encoding bifunctional sugar-1-phosphate nucleotidylyltransferase/acetyltransferase: protein MQCVVLAAGEGKRMRPLTARRPKVMLPIANRPMIEHLITAARDAGITGFILVVGYCEREIRNHFGDGSGLGVKITYVTQRRQLGTADALRAASGMVNDRFLLLNGDMILRSDDIRSLCRMEAPCMGIHETDHPQDYGVVTVEDGLITGLEEKSEEPISNLINAGAYIFDPDVFDLLSGVGVSERGEFELTDALASYIEEGRLRGYLLDYWLDLGHPWDLLDANAEILSSMHHEKHGVIEPGCNVPETVSIGRGTVIRAGTCIEGSCIIGENCVIGPHAYIRGSTAIGDGCHIGHATEIKNSIIMSATKVPHFNYIGDSIIGSGCNFGAGTKVANLRHDNGAVKVCGKSTGRRKFGAIIGDDVLFGINCSVNVGTSIGSGTRVSPHSFVDGCIQENSVIR from the coding sequence ATGCAGTGTGTTGTACTTGCAGCTGGCGAGGGGAAACGGATGCGCCCCCTTACCGCCCGGCGCCCGAAGGTGATGCTTCCGATCGCCAACCGCCCAATGATCGAGCACCTGATCACCGCCGCCCGTGACGCCGGGATCACCGGGTTCATCCTGGTCGTCGGCTACTGTGAGCGTGAGATCCGCAACCACTTCGGCGACGGGAGCGGTCTTGGCGTGAAGATCACCTACGTGACCCAGCGCAGACAGCTGGGCACCGCTGATGCCCTCCGGGCGGCATCGGGGATGGTGAACGATCGCTTCCTCCTCTTAAACGGCGATATGATTCTGAGATCGGATGATATAAGGAGCCTCTGCCGGATGGAAGCCCCGTGCATGGGGATCCACGAGACCGACCACCCGCAGGACTACGGCGTGGTGACGGTTGAGGATGGCCTAATCACCGGTCTTGAAGAGAAGTCGGAAGAACCGATAAGCAACCTGATCAACGCTGGCGCCTACATCTTCGATCCCGATGTATTCGACCTTCTTTCAGGAGTCGGGGTCTCTGAGCGCGGGGAGTTCGAGCTGACCGACGCCCTCGCATCCTACATAGAGGAGGGAAGGCTCCGGGGATACCTCCTTGACTACTGGCTCGATCTCGGACACCCATGGGACCTCCTCGACGCAAACGCGGAGATCCTCTCCTCGATGCACCACGAAAAGCATGGTGTGATCGAGCCCGGGTGCAACGTCCCGGAGACCGTCAGCATAGGGAGGGGAACGGTCATCCGTGCGGGAACCTGCATCGAGGGCTCATGCATCATCGGTGAGAACTGCGTTATCGGCCCCCACGCCTACATCCGGGGTTCAACCGCCATCGGTGATGGCTGTCACATAGGTCACGCGACCGAGATCAAGAACTCCATAATAATGTCGGCGACAAAGGTTCCCCATTTCAACTACATAGGCGACAGCATCATAGGAAGCGGGTGCAACTTCGGGGCGGGCACCAAGGTTGCAAACCTCCGGCATGACAACGGAGCGGTGAAGGTCTGCGGGAAGAGCACCGGCCGGAGGAAGTTTGGCGCCATCATAGGCGACGATGTGCTCTTCGGCATAAACTGTTCGGTCAACGTCGGGACCTCCATCGGGAGCGGCACGCGGGTCTCCCCCCACTCTTTTGTGGATGGGTGCATCCAGGAGAACTCGGTCATCAGGTGA
- a CDS encoding phosphopentomutase/phosphoglucosamine mutase, giving the protein MLFGSSGIRQEFGPDLVDLAFRIGSAAAAGASEIALGRDTRTTSELLEHSVVSGMLATGATVYSCGIAPTPTVAYATGSADAGCMITASHNPEPYNGVKLLNPDGSSFTVRQQAALEEALNGTHWKGWDEMGRLLPIDAVDAHREAILDKVSLSHPVRAVLDCGNGAGSVITPDLLADAGVTLTGLNCNVAGKFARPSEPLESNLPYIGEIVRRRGAACAVVHDGDADRMMAFDERGRYIDGDHLLMLFVKYLDCKRVVTTVDASMAIEEIADVRRTPVGDSFVSEELISWGDFGGEPSGSWIFPGHSLCPDGVYAAALLCEIASECSIAEELDRMPRYTLLRRSCPVPDPRQVMAAMGAEEPAHGIRFEDEDGWYLVRASGTEPKIRITAEGRTPEKAKEMLEAASAALKRARRSLE; this is encoded by the coding sequence ATGCTTTTTGGCTCTTCCGGCATTCGGCAGGAGTTCGGCCCCGATCTCGTCGATCTTGCGTTCCGTATCGGATCTGCCGCCGCTGCAGGGGCATCTGAGATCGCCCTCGGTCGTGACACCCGCACCACCAGCGAGTTGCTTGAGCACAGTGTAGTATCCGGGATGCTTGCGACCGGTGCAACGGTCTACTCCTGCGGGATTGCGCCCACACCGACGGTCGCGTACGCGACAGGGAGCGCCGATGCGGGATGCATGATCACCGCGTCACACAACCCCGAGCCCTACAACGGCGTCAAACTCCTCAACCCGGATGGCTCCTCGTTTACCGTCCGGCAGCAGGCCGCGCTTGAAGAGGCGCTCAACGGAACACACTGGAAGGGGTGGGATGAGATGGGTCGCCTCCTCCCGATCGACGCCGTTGACGCACACAGGGAGGCGATCCTGGATAAGGTCAGCCTCTCTCATCCCGTCAGGGCCGTGCTCGACTGCGGCAACGGTGCCGGGAGCGTCATAACCCCCGATCTTCTTGCAGATGCAGGGGTTACGCTCACCGGCCTGAACTGCAACGTTGCAGGGAAGTTTGCACGACCGTCTGAGCCGCTTGAGTCAAATCTCCCCTACATCGGTGAGATCGTCCGGCGGCGCGGTGCCGCCTGCGCCGTCGTCCATGACGGCGATGCCGACAGGATGATGGCGTTTGATGAGCGGGGCCGCTACATAGACGGCGACCACCTTCTCATGCTGTTTGTGAAGTATCTCGACTGTAAACGGGTGGTCACAACCGTCGACGCCTCGATGGCCATCGAGGAGATTGCAGATGTGCGCCGCACACCTGTCGGCGACAGTTTCGTCTCCGAAGAACTCATATCCTGGGGCGATTTCGGCGGCGAGCCCTCCGGGAGCTGGATCTTTCCCGGGCACTCACTCTGCCCGGACGGTGTCTACGCCGCCGCCCTGCTCTGCGAGATCGCATCTGAATGCTCGATCGCCGAAGAACTCGATCGGATGCCCCGCTACACCCTGCTCCGCAGGTCATGCCCGGTTCCAGACCCCCGTCAGGTCATGGCGGCGATGGGCGCGGAGGAACCAGCGCACGGCATCCGGTTTGAGGACGAGGACGGCTGGTACCTGGTCCGGGCAAGCGGCACCGAACCCAAGATCAGGATCACTGCCGAGGGGAGAACACCGGAAAAGGCAAAAGAGATGCTTGAAGCAGCGTCGGCCGCCCTCAAGCGGGCGAGACGCAGTCTGGAGTAG
- a CDS encoding sugar phosphate nucleotidyltransferase, whose protein sequence is MMQAVILAAGEGSRLRPLTRSKPKALIPVANRPIIDYVIDALLENGIREIVVVVGYRKEEVIQHLNSLDAPLQVVIQERQLGTGDALRAAEPEIRGDLLVLPGDNYINAASIARIKGVRNAMLVAEHPNPSNFGVVVIRSGIVREVVEKPEDAPTFTVSTGVYSFTPEIFSYLQTNEIPDAVSAMIADGRQVRAIPADEWQDAVYPWDLLKLNTRMLRGIQPGIAGTIDASVVRRGVVQIGKGTTVGPNTVIYGPVNIGSNCNIGPNTVIMPDTSIGDRVVIEPFTYVADSLIMSDVTVGSHSRIVSAVLGQGCILADHITTTPSASLIEVGGRVQKEEFGAVLGEGVRAAPFTTFKNCIVGNNVSILKGRTLAGRIEDGTRVM, encoded by the coding sequence ATGATGCAGGCAGTAATTTTAGCAGCGGGAGAGGGGAGCCGTCTGCGTCCTCTCACCCGGAGCAAGCCAAAGGCTCTAATCCCGGTTGCAAACCGGCCGATCATCGATTACGTCATCGATGCACTGCTGGAGAATGGGATCCGCGAGATCGTTGTGGTTGTGGGATACCGCAAGGAGGAGGTCATCCAGCACCTCAACAGCCTCGACGCGCCGCTCCAGGTCGTCATACAGGAACGCCAGCTCGGGACGGGAGACGCTCTCAGGGCGGCCGAGCCGGAGATCAGGGGCGATCTCCTGGTTCTCCCTGGCGACAACTACATCAATGCCGCGTCGATCGCCCGGATCAAGGGCGTGCGCAACGCCATGCTGGTGGCAGAGCACCCCAACCCCTCCAACTTCGGTGTTGTGGTGATCCGCAGCGGCATCGTCCGCGAGGTAGTTGAGAAGCCCGAAGACGCCCCGACGTTCACGGTATCGACCGGGGTCTACTCTTTTACGCCGGAGATCTTCTCCTATCTCCAGACGAACGAGATCCCCGACGCTGTATCTGCCATGATAGCAGATGGCCGGCAGGTTCGCGCAATCCCGGCAGACGAGTGGCAGGACGCCGTATACCCGTGGGACCTCCTGAAACTGAACACCCGGATGCTCCGGGGGATCCAGCCCGGGATCGCCGGGACGATTGATGCATCCGTCGTCCGCCGGGGGGTCGTGCAGATCGGCAAAGGAACCACCGTGGGTCCAAACACCGTGATTTACGGCCCCGTAAATATAGGGAGCAACTGCAACATAGGCCCGAACACCGTTATAATGCCGGACACGAGCATAGGTGATCGGGTGGTGATCGAGCCCTTCACCTACGTCGCTGACTCGCTCATCATGAGTGATGTCACGGTCGGGTCGCACTCACGGATAGTCTCGGCGGTCTTAGGGCAGGGCTGCATCCTCGCCGACCATATCACAACCACTCCCTCCGCAAGCCTGATCGAGGTGGGGGGCCGCGTCCAGAAAGAGGAGTTCGGCGCGGTTCTCGGGGAGGGTGTACGGGCTGCACCATTCACAACGTTTAAGAACTGCATCGTCGGTAACAATGTCAGCATACTTAAGGGGCGGACGCTGGCGGGCAGGATCGAGGACGGCACAAGGGTGATGTAG
- a CDS encoding cyclase family protein translates to MAGRLLLVTVHDITRVLSRDAVVYPGDVRPRFREIDNGQYRVTEMTLGSHTGTHIDAPSHYIEGGQTVDEIPPGVLVGPARVLDCSDAGEAIGPGSLLGRLDGVRTLLLKTWFSGLREFDPGYPSLSMEAADLIIAAGITCIGTDAPSIEGFSGDGSVHRRLLGNGAVILELLDLSGVAEGEYFMAALPLRLRGADGSPLRALLWDAEDEV, encoded by the coding sequence ATGGCAGGGAGGTTACTCCTCGTGACCGTCCATGACATCACCCGGGTTCTATCGCGGGATGCCGTCGTCTACCCGGGAGACGTCCGGCCGCGGTTCCGCGAGATCGATAACGGGCAGTATCGTGTGACCGAGATGACCCTCGGCAGCCACACCGGGACGCACATCGACGCCCCCTCGCATTACATCGAGGGAGGCCAGACGGTGGATGAGATCCCGCCGGGGGTGCTGGTTGGGCCGGCGAGGGTTCTGGACTGCAGCGATGCCGGAGAGGCCATCGGCCCCGGTAGCCTGCTCGGCCGCCTGGATGGGGTAAGGACTCTCCTCTTAAAGACCTGGTTCTCGGGGCTGCGGGAGTTCGATCCCGGCTACCCATCTCTCTCCATGGAGGCGGCAGACCTGATCATCGCTGCCGGGATCACCTGTATCGGGACGGACGCCCCCTCGATAGAGGGGTTCAGCGGTGACGGTTCCGTCCACCGCCGATTGCTCGGAAACGGTGCTGTCATCCTCGAACTGCTCGACCTCTCTGGTGTGGCAGAAGGGGAGTATTTTATGGCAGCACTGCCGCTGCGGCTCAGGGGTGCGGATGGATCTCCCCTGAGAGCGCTGCTCTGGGATGCGGAGGATGAAGTATGA
- a CDS encoding nucleotide sugar dehydrogenase, giving the protein MQNLLVKITDRSAKIGIIGQGYVGLPLAMAFARKFTVFGYDVCSGTVERLRAGKSHIQDVPDTQLSLYLGQTYFPTSDPEDLHQCDFLIICVPTPLSEDKIPDLSCIKDACSTLKIILRRGKFVILESTTFPGTTDEVVVPILEETGLVAGSDFGIAYSPERVDPGNKQYPIDKVPTVVGGINAECTEIAAALYGSVMDRVVPVRDARTAEAVKMIENIFRNVNIALVNEMALIFERMGIDTWEVIDAAATKPYGFMPFYPGPGIGGHCIPLDPYYMSYRAKKYGFIPRFIETSGEINEFMKMHTVNLIEKGLRQVGKRVYGAKVAVMGLAYKKNINDSRESPSIKIVEELANLGADVRVYDPFVPSLATKAGVFTSAESIEEALSGADCAAFLVDHDAFRRLDAGYIGSCMSTPVLVDCKNLFQQKDGIVYLCIGKGE; this is encoded by the coding sequence ATGCAAAACCTTCTTGTAAAGATCACTGATAGAAGTGCAAAAATTGGAATTATCGGTCAGGGCTACGTCGGCCTCCCGCTTGCAATGGCTTTTGCACGGAAGTTTACCGTCTTCGGCTACGACGTCTGTTCAGGCACCGTCGAGCGGCTCCGGGCAGGGAAGTCTCACATCCAGGACGTTCCGGACACGCAACTCTCCCTATACCTTGGACAGACCTATTTCCCGACCTCTGATCCCGAAGACCTTCACCAGTGCGACTTCCTCATCATCTGCGTCCCAACACCGCTATCGGAAGACAAGATCCCGGATCTGAGCTGTATAAAGGATGCCTGTTCGACTCTCAAAATCATTCTGCGCCGGGGGAAGTTTGTCATTCTGGAGAGCACAACTTTTCCGGGGACGACCGATGAGGTGGTGGTTCCGATCCTCGAAGAGACCGGGCTCGTCGCCGGCAGCGACTTCGGCATCGCCTACTCTCCAGAGCGAGTAGACCCCGGGAACAAGCAGTACCCCATCGATAAAGTGCCGACGGTCGTCGGCGGGATCAACGCCGAGTGTACCGAGATCGCCGCCGCCCTCTATGGGAGTGTCATGGACCGGGTCGTCCCGGTTCGGGATGCCCGCACGGCGGAAGCCGTGAAGATGATCGAGAACATCTTCAGGAACGTCAACATCGCTCTGGTCAATGAGATGGCTCTCATCTTCGAACGGATGGGCATCGACACCTGGGAAGTGATCGACGCCGCGGCCACCAAGCCTTATGGTTTCATGCCCTTCTATCCCGGTCCCGGCATCGGCGGCCACTGCATTCCCCTCGACCCCTACTACATGTCGTACCGGGCGAAGAAATACGGCTTTATCCCCCGCTTCATCGAGACCTCCGGAGAGATCAACGAGTTCATGAAGATGCACACTGTCAACCTTATCGAGAAAGGGCTCAGACAGGTCGGCAAGCGCGTTTACGGTGCGAAAGTCGCTGTGATGGGTCTCGCCTACAAAAAGAACATCAATGACTCGCGGGAGTCGCCTTCCATCAAGATCGTCGAAGAACTCGCAAACCTCGGGGCCGACGTGCGGGTCTACGACCCGTTCGTCCCCTCCCTTGCGACGAAGGCAGGCGTGTTTACTTCGGCAGAGAGCATCGAAGAGGCGCTTTCGGGGGCTGATTGTGCGGCATTCCTTGTGGACCACGATGCCTTCAGAAGGCTGGACGCAGGGTATATCGGGAGCTGTATGAGTACCCCTGTTCTTGTAGACTGCAAGAACCTCTTCCAGCAGAAAGACGGAATCGTATACCTGTGCATCGGTAAAGGCGAGTGA
- the glmS gene encoding glutamine--fructose-6-phosphate transaminase (isomerizing), which produces MCGIVGYTGRRAATPILVRGLKRLEYRGYDSFGIATVGSAIEVYKKAGRIPDSGVVPVDLAGCTGIGHTRWATHGEPNEINAHPHVDCGGRIAVVHNGVIENYAELKRSLQERGHTFRSETDTEVIAHLIEERYDGDLLAAVNAVLPLLRGSYAILVIADDRQRVVAARDASPLVLGIGDDEVFAASDMTPLLEYTERVIFLEDGDVADLTPCRCTIYSGGRKVERPVELINWCLEDTRKGGFPHYMLKEIYEQPQSFYETLRAGVDERVRNLVMEADEITLVACGTSYHTALVFKYLAESLCGIPVRVEMGSEFKYFTPPLHGLVIAVSQSGETADTIAALKMAKARNCPTLAITNMQGSTVTRIADETMLMRAGPEIGVAATKSYTAQLAALMQIVNLRCEGAFDDALSHAHLAIGDVLLQDVHEAVTLCSKAKHVFFVGRGPFYAVALEGALKMKEISYVHAEGYAAGELKHGPFALLTPETPVVAICTPGPTYGVMVSNIKEMKARRAPIIAIGVAGDTELPEIVDIFIPIPDTHLLVQVLTASVVLQLLAYHTACALERDVDKPRNLAKSVTVE; this is translated from the coding sequence GTGTGCGGGATCGTCGGCTACACCGGGAGGCGGGCGGCAACCCCTATCCTGGTGCGGGGGTTGAAGAGGCTTGAGTACCGCGGATACGACTCCTTCGGGATTGCAACGGTCGGCAGCGCGATCGAGGTCTACAAGAAGGCCGGCCGCATCCCGGACAGCGGGGTGGTGCCGGTCGATCTCGCGGGGTGCACCGGTATAGGGCATACCCGGTGGGCGACGCATGGTGAACCAAACGAGATCAACGCTCACCCTCACGTGGACTGTGGCGGGAGGATCGCCGTTGTGCACAACGGCGTGATTGAGAACTACGCTGAATTGAAGCGGAGCCTCCAGGAGAGGGGGCATACCTTCAGGTCTGAGACAGATACCGAGGTGATCGCCCACCTCATCGAGGAGCGGTATGACGGTGATCTCCTGGCAGCGGTCAACGCGGTTCTTCCACTGCTCCGGGGCTCCTACGCAATACTTGTGATCGCCGACGATCGCCAGAGGGTCGTCGCCGCTCGCGATGCAAGCCCGCTTGTCCTCGGCATCGGTGATGACGAGGTCTTTGCCGCTTCGGACATGACGCCGCTTCTTGAGTACACGGAACGCGTGATCTTCCTTGAGGACGGTGATGTTGCCGATCTCACCCCCTGCCGCTGCACAATCTATAGCGGCGGCCGGAAGGTTGAGCGCCCGGTTGAACTGATCAACTGGTGCCTTGAGGATACACGGAAGGGCGGTTTTCCTCACTACATGCTGAAAGAGATCTACGAGCAGCCCCAATCGTTCTATGAGACCCTCAGGGCGGGTGTCGACGAGCGTGTGCGAAACCTGGTGATGGAGGCCGATGAGATCACGCTGGTTGCATGCGGGACATCCTATCATACCGCCCTGGTCTTCAAGTACCTGGCCGAATCGCTCTGCGGCATACCGGTGCGCGTCGAGATGGGTTCGGAGTTCAAGTACTTCACCCCACCCCTCCACGGCCTCGTTATCGCGGTCTCGCAGTCGGGGGAGACGGCGGATACGATCGCCGCCTTAAAGATGGCAAAAGCCCGCAACTGCCCGACGCTTGCCATAACCAACATGCAGGGAAGCACGGTCACCCGGATCGCGGACGAGACCATGCTCATGCGGGCCGGCCCCGAGATCGGTGTCGCTGCAACCAAGTCCTACACGGCACAGCTTGCGGCGCTTATGCAGATTGTCAACCTGCGATGCGAGGGGGCGTTCGACGATGCTCTGTCGCATGCGCACCTGGCCATCGGGGATGTCCTCCTCCAGGACGTCCATGAGGCGGTCACTCTCTGCTCAAAGGCCAAGCACGTCTTCTTCGTAGGAAGGGGGCCGTTTTACGCGGTGGCGCTGGAAGGCGCCCTCAAGATGAAGGAGATCTCCTACGTTCATGCCGAGGGTTACGCTGCCGGAGAGTTGAAGCACGGGCCGTTTGCCCTGCTCACCCCGGAGACGCCGGTGGTTGCGATCTGCACCCCCGGCCCGACATACGGGGTGATGGTCTCGAACATAAAGGAGATGAAGGCGAGGAGAGCGCCGATCATCGCCATCGGGGTTGCCGGTGATACTGAGCTCCCCGAGATCGTGGACATCTTCATCCCCATACCGGACACACATCTTCTGGTTCAGGTGCTGACTGCGTCGGTCGTCCTGCAGTTGCTTGCCTACCACACCGCCTGCGCCCTGGAACGGGACGTCGACAAACCGCGGAACCTGGCAAAGAGCGTGACCGTTGAATGA
- a CDS encoding DegT/DnrJ/EryC1/StrS family aminotransferase has protein sequence MMIPVARPVVGEEEIAAVAEVMRSGMLARGSVVAEFESRFADYCGAAHAVGVNSGTAALHAALLAAGIRPGDSVIVPAFTFFATASSVSMCGATPLFADVDPRTFNIDPASVEALVSPDTRAVIGVHLFGQPFDLDAVRALCDDHGLMLIEDAAQAHGAEYHGRRTGSLADIGCFSFYPTKNMTTGEGGMVTTDDERIAERVRLFIDHGQSRKYLHTVIGYNYRMTNIAAAIGMVQVERLEAFNERRIENARYLDRHLAGTGLVTPHVAPGVRHVYHQYVVKLPAGYPVAREVFMSALAERGVGTAVHYPIPLHRQPVYESAGKTASCPVSDDLAASVVSLPVHPSVTDEERAYICDAVRELS, from the coding sequence GTGATGATCCCCGTTGCCCGGCCGGTGGTCGGGGAGGAGGAGATCGCTGCCGTCGCTGAAGTGATGCGGTCGGGGATGCTTGCCCGCGGTTCGGTCGTCGCGGAGTTTGAGTCCCGCTTTGCGGACTACTGCGGTGCCGCCCACGCGGTCGGCGTCAACTCGGGCACCGCTGCGCTGCATGCTGCACTCCTCGCCGCCGGCATCCGTCCGGGAGACTCGGTGATAGTCCCGGCGTTCACGTTCTTTGCGACGGCATCGAGCGTCTCTATGTGCGGGGCAACACCGCTCTTTGCGGATGTCGACCCGCGGACGTTCAACATCGACCCTGCTTCGGTCGAGGCTCTCGTCAGCCCGGATACCCGGGCGGTGATCGGCGTCCACCTCTTCGGGCAGCCTTTTGATCTCGATGCCGTCCGTGCGCTCTGTGACGACCACGGTCTTATGCTGATCGAGGACGCCGCCCAGGCGCACGGCGCTGAGTATCACGGGAGACGGACAGGCAGCCTGGCCGATATAGGGTGCTTCTCGTTTTACCCGACGAAGAACATGACCACCGGGGAGGGCGGTATGGTCACGACCGATGACGAACGCATCGCCGAACGGGTCAGACTCTTCATCGATCACGGCCAGAGCCGGAAGTATCTCCACACAGTCATCGGCTACAACTACAGGATGACAAACATCGCCGCCGCGATCGGGATGGTGCAGGTCGAGCGGCTTGAGGCGTTCAACGAACGCCGGATCGAGAACGCCCGCTACCTCGACCGCCACCTGGCGGGCACGGGGCTCGTGACGCCACACGTTGCGCCGGGAGTCAGGCACGTCTACCACCAGTACGTTGTGAAACTCCCGGCCGGCTACCCGGTTGCGCGGGAGGTGTTCATGAGCGCCCTTGCGGAACGCGGGGTCGGGACGGCCGTCCATTACCCCATCCCGCTCCACCGGCAGCCGGTCTACGAGAGTGCGGGCAAGACCGCGTCCTGCCCGGTATCGGACGACCTTGCGGCATCGGTCGTGAGCCTGCCGGTTCACCCATCGGTGACGGATGAAGAACGGGCATACATCTGCGACGCGGTGCGGGAACTCTCCTGA